A stretch of Mucilaginibacter terrae DNA encodes these proteins:
- a CDS encoding YbaB/EbfC family nucleoid-associated protein codes for MFDKLFEAQQKAGEMKNRLDNVTVSGSVEGGKITVTANANKVLQSININEEFLKEADKEELEELMVLAVNKALEQAENVSQTEMAAMTKNMFGDLGGMFGQ; via the coding sequence ATGTTCGATAAACTATTTGAAGCCCAGCAAAAAGCTGGCGAAATGAAAAACCGCTTAGACAATGTTACCGTGAGCGGTAGTGTTGAAGGTGGTAAAATTACCGTAACGGCCAATGCCAATAAGGTATTGCAAAGCATCAATATTAACGAAGAGTTTTTGAAAGAAGCTGATAAAGAAGAGTTGGAAGAGCTCATGGTACTTGCTGTTAACAAAGCCTTGGAACAGGCCGAAAACGTAAGCCAAACCGAAATGGCCGCTATGACCAAAAATATGTTTGGCGATTTGGGTGGCATGTTTGGACAATAA
- a CDS encoding serine hydrolase domain-containing protein, with the protein MNLLNKSILAGMLVMNVLASCSNSSSSKNGVKNEGKPFEPQKLLKYDPKDADKEVDAFMQHLHKKSAFNGNVLVAKKGKIIYEGAFGWANHLTRDSLKLDSKFELASVSKTMTGTAIMMLWEQGKIKLDQDVRDFYPNFPYEGVTIRLLLTHRSGMMNYVYFVDGLYRKEHRDQKKGITNQQVMNLIAEYKPAPFNKPNVRFLYNNSNYMVLGAIIEKVTGMPYAQYMQENIFKPSGMTHTAVYSKAVYDKIPADVVGHDRNSWRYSVAQNFLDGPVGDKGIYSTIGDLYLFDQALKAGRLIKPATQDSAYAAHVTPLIRGHFSYGYGWRIFEDKNQKVVYHTGWWHGFRHIFLRDLKNDVTIILLGNLVNGSLLHLDDLFKATGMPVVRKDAYKGTGETAED; encoded by the coding sequence ATGAACTTACTGAACAAAAGTATATTGGCCGGCATGCTGGTCATGAATGTATTGGCATCCTGCTCCAATTCTTCTTCTTCTAAAAATGGTGTTAAAAATGAAGGAAAACCCTTTGAGCCGCAAAAGCTGTTAAAATACGATCCCAAGGATGCCGATAAAGAAGTTGATGCTTTTATGCAGCACCTGCATAAAAAAAGTGCTTTCAACGGTAATGTGCTGGTAGCCAAAAAGGGAAAGATCATTTATGAAGGTGCCTTTGGCTGGGCCAATCACCTCACCCGCGATAGTTTAAAGCTCGATTCGAAGTTCGAACTGGCATCGGTATCAAAAACCATGACCGGCACGGCCATCATGATGCTTTGGGAACAAGGTAAAATTAAACTCGACCAGGATGTGCGCGACTTTTATCCCAACTTTCCGTACGAAGGTGTAACCATACGCCTGCTGCTCACCCACCGCTCGGGCATGATGAACTATGTTTACTTTGTTGACGGCCTGTACCGCAAAGAGCACCGCGACCAAAAGAAAGGCATTACCAACCAACAGGTAATGAACCTGATTGCCGAATATAAACCGGCTCCTTTTAATAAGCCCAACGTGCGCTTTTTATACAACAACTCCAACTACATGGTGCTGGGTGCCATTATCGAAAAGGTTACAGGCATGCCCTATGCACAATATATGCAGGAGAACATCTTTAAACCATCGGGCATGACGCATACGGCCGTTTACTCAAAAGCGGTTTATGATAAAATACCGGCCGATGTAGTTGGCCACGATCGTAATAGCTGGCGTTACTCGGTAGCACAAAACTTTTTAGATGGCCCCGTGGGCGATAAAGGCATTTACAGCACCATTGGCGATTTGTACCTGTTTGACCAGGCGCTGAAAGCCGGGCGTTTAATTAAACCGGCCACGCAGGACTCGGCGTATGCAGCTCATGTAACGCCGTTAATTCGTGGTCACTTTAGTTACGGCTACGGTTGGCGCATATTTGAAGACAAAAACCAGAAGGTGGTTTACCATACTGGCTGGTGGCACGGTTTTCGCCATATTTTCTTGCGCGACCTTAAAAACGATGTCACCATTATTTTGTTAGGAAACTTAGTGAATGGCAGTCTCTTACATTTAGACGATTTGTTTAAAGCCACAGGTATGCCAGTGGTACGCAAGGATGCCTATAAAGGTACTGGCGAAACAGCGGAAGATTAA
- a CDS encoding type II toxin-antitoxin system RelE/ParE family toxin, protein MNYPIIWSPKAKITYYNILRYLSEEWTEKEVIDFTHRVSITIKHISHNYQLYPYSVRKNAYRAVITKQTSLLYRFKNGSVQLVMFWDNRQNPDKLTKV, encoded by the coding sequence ATGAACTATCCCATTATATGGTCTCCTAAAGCTAAAATAACCTATTACAATATACTGCGTTATTTAAGTGAGGAGTGGACTGAGAAAGAAGTTATTGATTTTACACATCGGGTAAGCATTACAATCAAACATATATCTCATAACTATCAGCTTTATCCGTATTCCGTTCGCAAGAATGCTTATCGTGCGGTAATAACTAAACAAACCAGCTTATTATACAGGTTCAAAAATGGTTCGGTTCAGTTGGTTATGTTTTGGGACAATCGCCAAAACCCGGATAAACTAACAAAAGTTTGA
- a CDS encoding amidohydrolase, whose product MKKLYILAFSLYASTSFAQTALKAQAAKKADALEAKVIAWRRDFHANPELGNHETRTAGIIAAHLKALGIEVKTGVAKTGVVGVLKGGKPGPVVALRADMDGLPVTERVNIPFASKIKSTYNNAEVGVMHACGHDTHVSILMGVAEVLSGMKNVLHGTVKFIFQPAEEGAPFGEEGGAELMIKEGVLENPKVDAIFGLHINAQTEVGKITYRPGGTMAAVNDMQIVVKGKQAHGAYPWSSVDPIVVSAQIINSLQTIVSRNINVTENAAVVTIGSINGGNRSNIIPEQVTMLGTLRALSAADEKTLIERVKTIATKTAEAAGATAEVKIPLSVRYPVTYNDPKLTEKMLPTLQATAGAANVLLRPAVTGAEDFSFFQEKIPGLFIFLGGMPKGQDPLKTAAHHTPDFYIDESGFTLGVKALCNLTLDYMAGK is encoded by the coding sequence ATGAAAAAACTTTACATCCTTGCATTCTCACTATACGCTTCAACCTCTTTTGCACAAACTGCTTTAAAAGCCCAGGCTGCTAAAAAGGCCGATGCCCTGGAGGCTAAAGTAATAGCCTGGCGACGCGATTTTCACGCTAACCCCGAGTTGGGCAATCACGAAACCCGCACGGCGGGCATTATTGCGGCACATTTAAAAGCCTTGGGAATTGAGGTAAAAACCGGGGTAGCTAAAACCGGGGTGGTTGGAGTGCTTAAAGGCGGTAAGCCCGGTCCGGTAGTGGCTTTGCGTGCCGATATGGATGGCTTGCCTGTTACCGAGCGGGTAAATATTCCGTTTGCATCAAAAATAAAATCCACCTATAACAATGCCGAGGTTGGTGTGATGCACGCCTGCGGGCACGATACGCATGTATCTATTTTGATGGGCGTGGCCGAAGTATTATCAGGCATGAAAAACGTTTTACATGGAACCGTAAAATTCATTTTTCAACCGGCCGAAGAAGGTGCTCCGTTTGGCGAAGAAGGCGGTGCCGAGCTGATGATTAAAGAAGGCGTGCTGGAAAACCCTAAGGTAGATGCCATTTTTGGCTTACACATAAACGCCCAAACCGAGGTGGGTAAAATAACTTACCGCCCCGGTGGAACCATGGCTGCCGTGAACGATATGCAAATTGTGGTAAAAGGCAAGCAAGCCCACGGTGCTTATCCCTGGAGCAGCGTTGACCCTATTGTAGTTTCGGCACAAATTATAAACAGTTTGCAAACTATTGTAAGCCGCAACATTAACGTAACCGAAAATGCGGCCGTAGTAACTATTGGTTCTATAAACGGAGGTAACCGCTCCAACATTATCCCCGAGCAGGTAACTATGCTTGGCACCCTGCGTGCATTAAGTGCGGCCGATGAAAAAACACTCATCGAACGCGTAAAAACCATTGCCACCAAAACCGCCGAGGCGGCCGGTGCCACTGCCGAAGTTAAAATTCCGCTGAGTGTACGTTACCCCGTAACTTACAACGACCCGAAACTGACCGAAAAAATGCTGCCCACTCTGCAAGCTACTGCCGGGGCTGCCAACGTGCTGCTGCGCCCAGCCGTAACCGGTGCCGAAGATTTCAGTTTCTTCCAGGAAAAAATACCCGGCCTGTTCATCTTTTTAGGTGGCATGCCCAAAGGACAAGACCCGCTCAAAACAGCCGCACACCACACGCCCGATTTTTATATAGACGAAAGCGGGTTTACGCTGGGCGTTAAAGCTTTGTGTAATTTGACGTTGGATTATATGGCGGGGAAGTAA
- a CDS encoding metal-dependent hydrolase: protein MKLTYYGHSTVEIQTGGKTLLFDPFITPNELAKHIDVNALKPDYILISHGHGDHVADLLPIQKQSGAQVICIAEIAGWLGNNGVPDAHGMNIGGAFDFDFGKVKMVYALHSSSMPDGSYGGVPAGFVIYAENKKIYFAGDTALTYDMKLLAEDELDWAILPIGDNYTMGINDAVKACDFIACKNVVGVHYDTFPVIKIDKNEAKEKFLKAGLNLKLPAIGESIEL from the coding sequence ATGAAACTTACCTATTACGGCCATTCAACCGTTGAAATACAAACCGGTGGCAAAACCCTGCTGTTCGATCCGTTTATAACGCCTAATGAGTTGGCTAAACATATTGATGTTAATGCGCTAAAGCCCGACTACATCCTTATATCGCACGGGCATGGCGACCACGTAGCAGACCTGTTGCCCATTCAAAAACAAAGCGGTGCCCAAGTAATTTGTATTGCCGAAATAGCCGGATGGCTGGGCAACAACGGTGTGCCTGATGCGCACGGCATGAACATTGGCGGTGCTTTCGACTTTGATTTTGGTAAAGTGAAAATGGTTTATGCCCTTCACTCCAGCTCAATGCCCGATGGCAGTTACGGCGGCGTACCTGCAGGTTTTGTAATTTATGCCGAAAACAAAAAGATATATTTTGCCGGTGATACCGCTCTTACCTATGACATGAAACTCCTGGCCGAAGACGAACTTGACTGGGCAATATTACCCATAGGCGATAACTATACCATGGGTATTAATGATGCCGTTAAGGCCTGCGATTTTATTGCCTGCAAGAATGTGGTAGGTGTGCATTATGACACCTTCCCGGTTATAAAAATTGATAAAAATGAGGCTAAAGAAAAGTTCTTGAAAGCCGGTCTGAACTTAAAACTCCCGGCAATTGGCGAGAGCATTGAATTGTAA